One Megamonas hypermegale genomic window carries:
- the lepB gene encoding signal peptidase I: protein MADKKESSLGSEIKDWAISIAIAVVLALFIRHFVVELYLVDGPSMRPTLQNQERLVVNKFIYKFHAPERGDILVFQYPSDPSRDFIKRVIAVPGDTIEIKDGHVFVNGELQHEPYILSTTRGDYPLATVPEGHIFVMGDNRNNSEDSRFADVGMVPFDLIKGKAILIFWPLDKIRTLP from the coding sequence ATGGCTGATAAAAAAGAGTCATCGTTGGGAAGCGAAATCAAAGACTGGGCTATTTCTATAGCCATAGCTGTTGTATTGGCATTATTTATTCGCCATTTTGTCGTAGAGTTGTATTTAGTAGATGGCCCTTCAATGCGTCCTACTTTACAAAATCAAGAACGACTCGTGGTAAATAAATTTATTTACAAATTTCATGCACCAGAACGTGGTGATATTTTAGTATTCCAATATCCAAGCGACCCAAGCCGTGATTTTATCAAACGCGTAATCGCTGTACCTGGTGATACAATTGAAATAAAAGATGGTCATGTGTTTGTAAATGGTGAACTTCAACATGAACCGTATATTTTAAGCACGACTAGAGGAGATTATCCACTTGCTACAGTTCCAGAAGGACATATCTTTGTAATGGGTGATAACCGCAATAATTCAGAAGATAGTCGTTTTGCCGATGTAGGTATGGTTCCATTTGATTTAATTAAAGGTAAAGCTATTCTGATATTCTGGCCACTTGATAAAATAAGAACGTTACCA
- the rplS gene encoding 50S ribosomal protein L19, whose product MNIIQVLEQEQLRNDIPKFIPGDTVRVHVKVVEGSNERIQMFEGVVIARQGSGVRENFTVRRISYGVGIERTFPVHSPRLAKIDVVRRGIVRRAKLYYLRNLTGKAARIKERR is encoded by the coding sequence ATGAATATTATTCAGGTTTTAGAACAAGAACAGTTACGTAACGATATCCCTAAATTCATCCCTGGTGATACTGTACGTGTACATGTAAAAGTAGTTGAAGGTTCCAACGAACGTATTCAGATGTTCGAAGGCGTTGTTATCGCTCGTCAGGGTTCTGGCGTACGTGAAAACTTCACAGTAAGAAGAATTTCTTATGGTGTTGGTATTGAACGTACTTTCCCTGTACATTCCCCACGCCTTGCAAAAATCGATGTAGTTCGTAGAGGTATTGTTCGCAGAGCTAAACTTTATTATCTCCGCAACCTCACTGGTAAAGCTGCTCGTATTAAAGAAAGACGCTAA